The nucleotide window ATAAAAACTAAACCTACCATTTGAGTGTTCAATTCTAGTGTGAAGAGTTTTTCCATGGGAACGAAAACTCAAACTTAAAAGATAACGATCATCAGAACTATCTCGAACGAGAAACGAGCCATCAGGCACATTAGCTAAttttccctctgcctcccagcGTGTAATGGGGCCCCAGTACCATCCTTGTTTTGCAAgttttttcagttcttctgtgaGGCTTGTCACAACCATAGGACCACTGTTCTGTACAGAGTCATAAACTCTTCCAACTCCTGGGGCAGTGTTAGGATCAAAATTCAAATGGCAGCGCATACTTTCAGCCACATGGGCATCTGTGCCATTTAATCCATTGAAGTTCCTTTGGATTTGATTATTCTGCATTGGAGGTAGCAAAGGTGAGAGTGGAGGGACATCGCTATGATTAACTCTTGGGCTTTGCAACATGACTCCTGTGGTACCAATCAACAAACCATTCACCGTCTGGTCCACAAAGATATCCGGTGCAACGACTACGTCCTGATCCACTTGGCTCTCATCTTCGTGGAAAGCATTTCCCCCCACTTGAGAAGAAACAGTTGAAACTTCCATGGGTGAGGAACTATCCAGACAGTAACTACGTGATCCTTCCAAAGGATACATTCCCTCATCTAAAGGCACAGTATACTGAATGTAGTCCTGAGGCATTAATCCAATAACTACAGGCACATGTTCATCAATATGAAGATGCAAGTCCCCATTCTGAGATTCcgtattttttaatgcattggTTTGTTCCTGGAACACATTTTCTGACTGCAAGTCATGGAAGTCCTTTCGAACACCATTCAGTGCTGGGCTTGGATTAGAGGAATGGACCAAGGCCTTGACTTTCACTTCCATTTTGATGCAAGTCTCTTCTGAATTTGTAGGTCGAAGTGGCCACGGAGTTGGGCTGTAATGGTGATTACGGAGGGAAGTggatctcagaggtctttgaGCTCGCACATCTTTGAAGGTTATTGGAGcagatgaggaagaaaatgtgtCATCATCTGCAGAGCTTACAGATGGTGTGCTGCCTTTGcctttctgtttttgttttgctgaaagCCTCCTTTTTAACGTACCCATTAAACTTTCACTTTTTGATCTATTTTTGCCTCCTTTTTCATCTTCACTATTGACTTCACAGCTAGCCAAATCTTTACCATAGCAGCTGCCAAACAAGGAGTCATCTTTTCCAAATTCACTTAATGAAGGCTGCTGAACCACTACAAAGTCACTTTCatctttacttttatttaagTTAAAGGACTTGCGAATTGTTTTGAGactaattttcttcattatgaCAAGTTACCAAATCTGGCTGATCAGCAGTGCTTGTGATGATATAGCCCTAACACACGAAGAGCAGTTTCTGCTTCATTTATGTGTTCTATCCAGCCTCATTTAACTTCAAGAGCCATttcctgcaaagaaataaaaaacaattacattcacaaaagaattatttcaaaaattatctATAAGGGTTTCCCCATCTCCAAGCAAAACGGAAATTTCAGTACTTTAACAATGAGTATcacataaaagtaaaaataggGAGCTGACTTCGAAACAATCAGGCTCAAAAAATGAAACTCCTACATTGGCCTTGGAGATTTCCACAACTTCATTCTGCTTTCAGCATGGTAATTTTTGAAACATCCACACACCTTTTAATACACTCACAGGCATAtatatttaatgcatttatatataattttcaaaCACGTAAATACTCCTCTCTTTCCAAAGGCTCCTAAAAAATCCCCACACAAGTAACTACAGAAGATAAAACTACAGAAAACATTCTCATCAACAAAATTCCTACATGCAGGTTAAACTGTGATTGTTCCTAAAAACATGGTCTTATGTTTATATATACTTTCTCTACACAAGAAAGTTGAATAATATTTAGAAGGTAACATATTTATAGAAAAACTAAGTGTagtgaaaatacagattttcctTAACAGCAAAGTAACATATATTTACAGCAAGTCCTCTCCTGAACTCCTGTGAAAGAAAGGATTTCCAATCTATTTTAGCCACAGAAAACCAAGTCACAGGCTCTTACTGCCTAAAATTATTagaacttttctttctccagtaTTTCTGCCAAGACCTAGTGGACACAGCTGCTCAAGTTCCAGACAACTGCTCCCACCTGGCATCTTGCAGAATCAGGTACTCACAAATTTGATCTTTCagattggtttttttcttgattGAGGTTCGACTGTGTTTTGGGGGGGCTTTGGATGGGCatggtttgtttcattttacttttagCTAGACCTTCCAAAATAAACAGCTCTGCAAAGAGAAGGACAACGCatgggaaagagaagagagggaagTTGCTACTTGCACAGAAGTAGGTGCTACAATTAGTAGTAAATGTTATTCCACGTACCTCCAAATACGTGTGATGTTAGCAGCACAACCTGTAGCAGCAAGCCTGGCTCCAGGCTAAGCATGGCAAGCTGAAGGAGTCTAAGAATCTTTCAAGAAATCTTCCAACCTTGGTGGACTGAGGGGAAAGTAAAATAACCCTTATATACGCACTTCCCACTTCTCTCCCAGAGTATCACAATATAAGcaaaccaagaaaaacagtGCAACAGACTGAATAAAGTTTTATCAACTAAACAATACTGTTTTCTTAAATAAGCGTTCAAAAACTGTATAAAAGCATAGAAGGACAATGATTACTATAACCAAAAAGCAGTCCACTCCCTCTTGCTATTGCCCAGCCTAACTTCTGTGGTCCTCAAGTACACAAAAGCTAAGGATCATATCTAAAGCAAGCTAAAAGGCAATGTGAAATATCTACAGATTCTTAACTTCATAACACGTTGAAAAATTTTAAGTAAaaccctgctgctggagggatgGACACTGCTCCATAAAAAGCAGAAGTAGTAAAGACTGACTTACTTGGATTGTACCCTAGTCCTATCTGTATCAACCGACTTCAAAGACTGGTTCTGTGTCCTTGTCATAACCTCTGATATTTCCCAAGTCCATCTTTAGAGCACTTTcagatttttctatttcattttcttaattacTAAACTAAATAacactttcctttctttcatggGGATAAACTAAAAGGTTTTTCCAGTCTCTAAACTGATTCACTTTCTACCAGGAAAGAACAAACATGACCAAAACACTTCCTAGACAAAAGCCTAAGAATCAATTACTTGCTATAAATGAATATTAAGACTTAAAAAACCAGAACTAGCATTTTATGATATGTTCActagtttttttccacttttaacATGATACCTGTTGTATCAGGAGTCATGAAATCCTAAAACACCATCCTCCAGTTACACAATGTGAACACAATCCTCAGTATGAATTTTCAAAGGTTAAAACACTATGTTTACTTTCCTACAAGTGCAGATAAAGGGAGACACATATCAATTAAAAGGAGACTCAAAATGTCATTGACTTTCTAATCCTAAACCATTTGGATTTTACCACCTTTCCAATTTGCAGAACTTTTTGTCATATGTAACTAAATTAACctaaaaaataagtgaaaattaCAACTTCAGGATTGCATGCTTCTCCTAAACAATGTCAGCGTATTGATTCATTTGATAAAATTAACTCTGCTTTTGTGTATGGAGTACCACAAGCCTGGGAACTATCACATTAGCTCCACCTGCGAAATCCACAGTGTTCTCCAACTGCTTCTGACATCCACAAGCTGATATTATTTCCACTTTTCCAGAAATGTTCCCCCCCTCCTTATGGAAAGTACTGTCTGCAGCACTCTCATCACTCTTATGTCCAGTACCAGGACTCAAGGAAACAGCATGAAGCT belongs to Vidua macroura isolate BioBank_ID:100142 chromosome 1, ASM2450914v1, whole genome shotgun sequence and includes:
- the SOCS6 gene encoding suppressor of cytokine signaling 6, which produces MKKISLKTIRKSFNLNKSKDESDFVVVQQPSLSEFGKDDSLFGSCYGKDLASCEVNSEDEKGGKNRSKSESLMGTLKRRLSAKQKQKGKGSTPSVSSADDDTFSSSSAPITFKDVRAQRPLRSTSLRNHHYSPTPWPLRPTNSEETCIKMEVKVKALVHSSNPSPALNGVRKDFHDLQSENVFQEQTNALKNTESQNGDLHLHIDEHVPVVIGLMPQDYIQYTVPLDEGMYPLEGSRSYCLDSSSPMEVSTVSSQVGGNAFHEDESQVDQDVVVAPDIFVDQTVNGLLIGTTGVMLQSPRVNHSDVPPLSPLLPPMQNNQIQRNFNGLNGTDAHVAESMRCHLNFDPNTAPGVGRVYDSVQNSGPMVVTSLTEELKKLAKQGWYWGPITRWEAEGKLANVPDGSFLVRDSSDDRYLLSLSFRSHGKTLHTRIEHSNGRFSFYEQPDVEGHTSIVDLIEHSIRDSENGAFCYSRSRLPGSATYPVRLTNPVSRFMQVRSLQYLCRFVIRQYTRIDLIQKLPLPNKMKDYLQEKHY